The nucleotide sequence AACAGCTGTGTTAAAGCGGGAAAATAACACTATCCAGGCGAAGGATAAGTTTATTCTGTTGTCCAAACAGAGAGCGAGACAGTCCCCAAAAGTACATCGATTTGGGAGGGAAAGCCAAAATCAGTTTGGGGGAAAGGGTTTTGCTTTCTCttcagtttttgattttgattttgcttttgtttttgattttgatgagagATATGAAACGGCGACACTGTGAGAAAGTTTTGATTCGTATTCATAGTATTGGTACACCTTTGGTTTCTGGGTCTTCTGGTTTACCCGTAGAGTTAGTTCACATTGAATCAGATCGGCCGTACACAATTGGTCGGAGTAGTAGTAGTGGTGATGATGGGTTTCCCGATTTCGTCATTGATAACGGCGGTATTAGTAGAAAGCACTGTCAGATTCTATTCGATAGCCAAAGTCGCAAACTTTACATTTTTGACGGCGTGATTCTCTTGCCTTCGGTTGGTTTTAGTCAAGTTATTGAAGAGTTTAGGAGAAGATTAGTTTGTGCTGAGGATTTAGGGAGTTTGAAGTTTAGGGCTTCTTTGAATGGTGTGTATGTTAATCGTGTTAGGATTAGGAAAGCTAAAGTTGAAGAGATTTGTGTTGGTGATGAGgtattgtttgtttgtggtAAAGAAGGTTTGTGCAATAAGCATTGTCGAGTTGGGTTTGTGGTTCAGGGGATTGAGTTTGAAGGAAGGGATACTTTGATTGTTGAAGATAGATTTGCAATGATTGGAGTGTCGGTTTCTTCAGGACATTCTCGAGGAACGTTTTCTAGTGGGAAGAGAAGCAAAAGGGTTTTTGCGCCGATAGAAAACGAGATTAATTCTCAGTTTTGTCCACCTAAATCTGCTGTTAGCGTTGTTGGTAGGTTGAATTCTCTTGTAAGCTATTGTAGACATATATTAAGAAGTGATGATCCTGTATCTTGCCTTATATCAGATTCTGTAAAGGAATGCTTATCATGTTGTGCATCCAAAATGTTAAGGTCAAAGGTAGATGTTATGGCCGATAATAGAGAAGTCAAGAGTGCCGAGACTAATCATGAGATGGATCATGGTTTGTCCGGTTTAAGGGTGAGGGATGGACTGCCAAGCCCGCAATCACATCTAGGTAGAAGACTTGGTGTGTCAAACTTGATAAGCGAAGTAGAAAGTTATGGTGCTGATTGTATTTTGGTCAGTGACAAGACTAAGACTAGTCTTCCGTTTGATGGAGATAAAGAAAACGCTCCCGAGATTAGTTGCACGGGGAAGGAGAAAAGTTATCAAAGTTCTCTACAAGCACCTGGGAAGAACTTTTATCTAAACCGTCTTCAATATATTGAACAAAGCTCAACTGGTTGTCAACGGGTGGTGTCCTTGCCTGAACTTCTTCACCCTGTGGAAACCATTTCACAAATCTTTATTGCAACATTTACAAGTGATGTCTTATGGTATGTCGAAAAgagtattttttatattttctcgaGTAGtctaaacagaaaaaaaaaatgtatacctCCATTTGTTCCCCATGCTTGTTCAAGAGTCTGATGAAGTTGTTATTGCAGGTTTCTTTCCTGTTGTGAGATACCTAGCCACTTGCCGGTGACTATTGCATGTCACAATGCTGAGAGATGTTGGAGTTCAAACTCTGATGCAAGAACTGCTGCTCCTTTGCCAAACTACCCAAATGTAACTATGGTGTACGTAATACCTGATCATATTTCTGAGAAAAGGAATGACTCAtggttgtatatatattttcttttctgaagAGTTTTCCTCTTGTCTTAGGTTTCCACCATTTCCTGAGGAAATTGCATTTGGGAAAGACCGCAAGAACCGTGGCATTGCTTGTCATCACCCCAAGCTATTTATTTTGCAAAGAGAAGATAGCATCCGTGTAATTATTACATCTGCAAACTTGGTAGCAAGACAGGTAAGAGTGTAGGCCTTAGTTTATAGTAATGTAAGTGAATCACAAGACGAGTCTCAGGCATCATATTGGCTATTATGAGGTTTCAGCTATATTGGGAAGTGaatcatatttcattttttaatggAGATTTATTATTCCAGTGGGATGACGTGACCAACACAGTTTGGTGGCAAGATTTTCCACGAAGAGCTGAACCTGATATTTTATCCCTTTTCGGACCTTGTCGAAGAAAAACCAATATTGGTTTTAGGTCAGATTTTAGTGCTCAGCTGGCTGGATTTGCTGCATCACTTTTGATTGATGTTCCAAGTCAAGCCCATTGGATTCTCGAGTTCACGAAGTACAACTTTGAAAACTCAGCAGGTCACCTTGTGGCTTCAGTGCCTGGAATTCATTCTTATAAGCCATCTTATCTTACAGAATCTGTTTGCTCAAATACTGTGAGTAGCTTCATCTTCCATCTTATATGCATGTTTGTCTTATTAGTATCAAGTGTCAATATCGTGAACTTATTTTGTTCACTTAgttgtttttcttaaataatattGAAAGTTTGATTGCGTCCTGTATATTAGAAAGTTTGGTCAATGCATCTCTGTCTTGACTAATCGTATGATTCTTGTTTCACAGATTTACAGTGAAGAATTTGTGGGATCTGTTGAAGCATCTGTCGTAGGTCTCAGTTACCTTTTCCGCTCTGCCAATGATTCCACAGGAGCACAACTGAAACGACTGGCGTCATATATCTCCAGAACCCGGGAAACTTCTTTCGGAATGTTGGAACTTGTTTTGAGAAGAAATACGAATGTTCCTGCTGACGCGAATGCTGTGAGCGTCCTTGTTTCTAACCCTGATGATGATTCAAGAGACGGTAAGTAGTTTCATTTCAAGTATGACAGATGGTTGTACGTGCTTGACATGAATTTTCATTCTGTGACTCGTACAAATTTCCTTTTGACAGATTTTGTCCAACTAGGCTTTTTGCCACGGAATATCGCAAAATGGGTTTCTCCTTTGTGGGATATTGGCTTCTTTAAATTTGTGGGGTATGTGTATCGGGATGAAGTCCTTGGAGCTGCTTCTTGTAGGAGCAACCAGAAGGTGCAACTAATGCTACATGTATTACAGGTACTCGTCATATGCTTATTAGATACTTTGCATAAAAAGACTATGGATACATCTAAAGATCTCTCTTGGCTTTTGCAGGGAGTGACCATTTCAGATGTGTCAAAGTTGGTTCAACCTAATCACGTTGTTGCATTGTGCTCGTTGATCGCTTCAATTCAGAGGTGTACTGGCATTTGGAGGCTACAAGAGGTAAGTTTGATtaggaacaaaacaaaagaatcctGCTTTGAATCCTTTGAGTTTTAACGAGTGTGTATCAGTCTCTGACTGTGTGATCTTCTGTATTGGATTCCTCGAAAGGTGTTAGGCCGTTACAAGTGGCCTGAATCTCAGGAATCTGATTTCGTATACAGTAAGTGCATTTTCTATGATAATGGTAAACAAACACCTTAATGAGGTAttaagtttacatatattttcCTTATAGGTGCATCCTCCATTGGAGGCTCAGCAACTGCAGGATTTCAAGCTGATTTTTCATCAGCTGCGGGTAAAAAAGCGTTACAGAATTTTGACTCCCAAGAGTCTGATCCAGAggtattgttttgtttagaaGCACCATTAAAAGCTTTCACCACAAGTTTTGTACATGAAAACGTTTTGTCCAATGTTCTGGATTAGTGGGGTTGCTGGAGTAATAAGGAAGAACGGGAAGCTCCTTCCATTAAAATCATCTTCCCTACCATTGAAAGAGTCAAGAATGGCCATCGTGGTGTCTTGTCTTCAAAATGTCTGCTTTGCTTCTCCGAGGTATTTTACTCACCCAAAGCCTTTTGTCTAGAAATACAAATCTCAAAACTTTGGGTTTTTTTACTATCCTGTGCAGAAAACGTGGCAAAAGTTGAGACATAACAATGTGCTTCACGATGCAGTTCCTAATCCTCAAGATAGAGTTGGACACCCGATGCATATCAAGGTAAGAACAAAGGAGAATTCTGTGTGCGACAATAAAAGAATTTACTAGTTCACAAAAAAGTCGAAAACCCAACTCTTGCACTAGTACGTAGTATAATAATGTATTTATAAGCTATGATCAGGTGGCTAGGAGACTTTTCACCTCCACAAGAGGCTCACGGTCTTCTTCGTTTGGTTGGGTTTACTGCGGCTCACATAATTTCAGTGCAGCTGCATGGGGACAGACCATTTCCAAATCCTCCAGAAACAACCAGGACCAGTCCCACAATGCCATCAAACCGGTCAGTAAACTTCGTGTATGCAACTACGACCTCGGGATTGTATTCGTTTTCCCTCAACCTCATGAAGATATTGACTCATGCGACGGGTCTAAGATCAACGATATTGTGCTGCCGTTTGTTGTACCGGCTCCAAAATATGGATGGAGTGATAAACCGGCTACAGGTTTGGCAATGAAGGAAGCTTTTGCTGAGTTTAGGGAAAGCTCTAGAAGTTTGTGTGGAGAAACTGAAGTTGAggaggaagtggaagaagaagaagaagaggaagaagaagctgaaactGAAGTTGGAGAAAGAGTAGAGTTCGTTGGAGAAGAGGAGAAGGCTTATGCTGAGGCGTTGTGGAGCCAGGTTGAGTCATCCTCCCTCAGCTCCTGACAACTACTTATGTCGTTTGAGAAAATGACGAATTTACCTTTGTGTCTGTATTACTGTATGTAACTATTGTTGtttgtaacaaaattaaaatttggggAAAATAATACTCTAAAATTACTTTcttaatatagtaaaataaatgaattatttCTGACTTATTAATCTACAGCGGAATGgttaaggttatatatatatttagctgaaaaataaagataattgagtggttagaaatttttttaatttctaaaacattttaaaattgaaaaagccTCCGGTCTAAATAGAGATCTCAAGAGAAATTATAGCAGGATACAAAAATGGATCACCACAAACAATAATAGCAAacgaaaatgaaacaaaaaaagtttcccCATCTCTTTCACAGTATATATAACCGATGGCCATCTTCCCATCAAatcatccaaaaacaaaaaaaaaaaaacaaaaaacaaaaaacaaaaaaaaaggaaaaaaaaaaaaaaaacatttttttcatttttttaataaaacaaaaaaaaacaaaaaaaaataatgggaTACACAAATGTGTCCATTTTATTAGGCCTGTTGGTGGTCTTTGTTTCACCGATGGTGTTCGCAGATGATGTGACACCAATCCCAGAGGCCAAACCCCAAGTGGAGCAGTGGTTCAAGGCCAACGTTGGTCCATTGCCTCAACGTAAAGGCTTAGATCCAGCACTCGTCGCTGCTGAGGCTGCTCCACGTATCATCAACGTATGAAAAAAGCACTACTACTTCATACTATATTGTCCCCAAACTATCACTCGATCAATCttgtaacaatatatatatattttgatacaaaatttgaaatttatatatgtaacgATTGCAGGTGAATCCAAAGGGAGGTGAATTCACAACAATAACCGCCGCAATAAAGAGCGTTCCTGCAGGGAACACAAAGCGGGTGATCATAAAGATAGCTCCTGGTGACTACAAAGAGAAGGTCACTATCGAGAGGAACCAACCCTTCATCACATTGATGGGACAGCCCACTGCCATGCCCGTTATCACCTTCGACGGTACTGCCGCCAAGTATGGAACCGTCGATAGTGCCTCTCTCATTATCTTATCCGACTATTTCATGGCCGTCAACATTGTCGTTAaggtatatatatctctataaatACATGAAGTATCCTACGTACACTTTCTCTTCTAAGGCCAATACATATGCGAGTTTCCCTAGATTTCGAAtgacttgtttcttttttgcatATGTAGAATACTGCCCCGGCACCAGATGGTAAAACAAAGGGAGCACAAGCCCTATCTATGAGAATCTCAGGAAACTATGCTGCTTTCTACAACTGCAAATTCTATGGTTTCCAAGACACAATCTGTGACGATACCGGAAACCATTTCTTCAAGGACTGCTACGTCGAAGGGACATTCGATTTCATCTTCGGAAGTGGTACCTCTATGTACTTGGTACGCAAACCACCACCCTAGATAATCAATCGCATTTCATACATTATAATTTTCTGAATACATAAAGTCTgaaatctctatatatacattcatGTTGAATTCAAAAGGGAACACAATTGCACGTGGTCGGAGATGGTATTAGAGTGATCACAGCACACGCAGGTAAGAGCGCAGAAGAGAAGAGCGGATACTCTTTCGTGCACTGCAAGGTGACTGGAGTCGGTGAAGGAATCTATTTGGGAAGAGCATGGATGAGCCACCCTAAGGTTGTCTATGCCTACACCGAGATGACCAGCGTCGTCAACCCAGCCGGATGGCAAGAAAACAAGGTTCCCGCTCATGACAAGTAAGTCCAGTTTCATATATTACATACACACGTTGTGATGACCTAATCGTCTGGTCACTTATGCCGGTTCCATCTAAAAATTTCAGGACCGTGTTCTACGGAGAGTACAAGTGTTCAGGACCAGGATCACTCTCAGCCAAGAGGGTTCCATTCATACAAGAGATTGACCTCACCGAAGCTAACCGGTTCCTTTCCCTCGGCTACATCCAAGGATCCAAGTGGCTTCTCCCACCACCCGCTTTGTAAACTCTTTAATATTATTAACCTATCtgaattaaaattaagatatttgaAACTATTCACCGAAATATGTATATCggtgtattttcttttttgctattttcaatttcttatcTAAAAGTCCTTCTTTCTTTGAATATCATGGAGGAGTTGAGACTTGTGTAATTTTGGTTTCACTATAATAAAATGTTGCCTCGattcataataatatttttgatacaTTTATAAGACATGCATGCtattatcaatttttatttttaattatttcatatttagaAGATAGAAAATTCAAGATGTGGTCCACATCATGTGGAGGAGCATTATCAGTTACGAACTTACCGTCTTACGGAGATGATTAGCAACATTATTATCCTTTTGGATAATTAATGGGTGTAAACTTTTTACCGCAAGCACTTTAATCATACTAAGAATGAGATCgattaaaaaataagaattgaATGTTTGTCCCATACAAGACATTTCTTGTAACTAacaatgttaaaattattttctatttttagaaattattacacatgtttttttttttacatatcattAAAATGtagatgaaattaaaaatattttaatcttacaTATTATGTAATGTACAATCACTTTTACCCATCGTAATATAATTGAACCATCATCTTTTTTCATACCGCCATGTTTTATCATCACTAAACCTACCATTATCCCTTACCACCAAAGAAAACGCTTACCGCCATATCATTTCAATAATATCAATACTTTGATCTACATTTTAATCAATGTAagaattttttaatatagtatattttaaataatggaCATGCATATAAAATTGACTACTTGGTAACGTTCCACTCTTTTATGTGAAATATATGAAGCAGCTAACCGGTAAATTAAACAACTCTTTCCGTGAAATATTTGTAGCATCTAATTAATCGATAAAACAATTTTGGTACTTTTCCATGAGCCTAGGGAAAGCTCGAGGTTAAATTAACGATGCAGTTTCGGCAATCACGCAATGCCTTTTAATGTTAACAAATGACCCGAATCTTTGATCGATCTCTGATTGATTATTATTGAATGAGAATATAATAAATGGAAAGAAATATAATTGaacggaaaaaaataaagtatattacTGATTAATGATTATACAAACACAAGCTTCTTAATTGATTTGAATTCCATATTAATCACACACCAAGTGCATGTGAAATTACGTACTctttatcaaaattcaaaaattctTGAAGGAATATAAACCACAAACGAGAATGTCAAAAGGAAAGCGAAAAACCACAAACGAGAATAGCAAAAAGAGATCTATCCGGTCAGACATGGACGATCCGGACAAGTATATAAAAGTCCCTTCAAGggcttcttcatctcttccattcttaaaagtaaataaatatttttttttcttttcttttcttttttatatttttaaataaaataataaaataaaataaatgatgggTTACATTTCTCTGTCCCTGATTGCATTACTTGTAGTTTTTGCGCCACCGGTGGTTCTAGCCGACGATATAACTCCGATTCCCGCGGAAAAAGCCCAAGTTGAGCCATGGTTCAAGGCCAACGTTCAACCCTTTCCCGCGAGACGAGGCACACTCGACCCCGATCTCGAAGCTGCTGAAGCATCACCACGTATCATCACCGTAAGTACATCAcaagtttattaaatttataagattaGATTCTTGTATTATGAATCCAGCTTTCGTTTTGTGCATTTTTCCATTTCAATCAATGCACACTACTAATTTCAATGCAGGTGAACCAAAAAGGAGGCGGTGATTTTACGTCAATAAACGCAGCGATCAAGAGCATTCCGGTAGGAAACAAGGTCCGTGTGATCATCAAGTTGGCTCCTGGTGTATACAAAGAGAAAGTCACAGTTGACGTAGGCCGACCATTCGTTACATTGCTTGGCAAACCTGGTGCTGAAACCAACTTGACGTTCCATGGAACCTCCGCTAAATACGGTACCGTAGAGAGTGCCACGCTTATCGTCTGGGCCAAATATTTTATGGCAGCCAACTTACACATTTTAGTATGTATACATTCTAAAAACTTAATTAGTAGCTATTATAACACTTAAAGGATTAgtttgtaatgatttttttttttttaatatttcctaTAGAATACTGCTCCGATGCCGAAACCAGGTACACAAGGACAAGCTCTAGCTATGAGGATCAACGCTGATAAGGCTGCTTTCTACAACTGCAGATTTTATGGTTTTCAGGATACTCTTTGCGACGATAGGGGCAACCATTTCTTTAAGGACTGTTACATTGAAGGAacctatgattttattttcggAAGAGGAGCTTCCTTGTACTTGGTATGTGTATAATTAGTTCTTTTGATCtttttaaatacatttaattattttgcaTGGCTGATTACTACGTcgtgtttaattttgtttttgatccaTAGAATACGCAATTGCATGCTGTTGGAGATGGATTAAGAGTGATCACAGCACACAATCGACAGAATTCAAACGACCAAAGCGGGTATTCGTTTGTGCATTGTAAGGTTACTGGAGTCGGAACCGGGATCTACTTGGGTAGGGCTTGGATGAGCCACCCTAAGGTCGTCTATGCCTACACTGAGATGTCCAGTGTCGTCAACCCATCCGGATGGCAAGAGAACAGGGTGCGCGCGCATGACAAGTAAGTCTATCAATTGCAATCTAAATTACGTAAATGTATAGTCGatatccaaaatccaaaatgataagaaattaagaaaccAACACTAGACACTAGTATATAAGAgataaagtttaattttttcatattttttaattttgaatttctttacTAGATATATTgtggcaaattttttttttttgacattgtaTAACATTTTCTTGACATTATGAATGATAGGACGGTGTTTTATGGAGAATACATGTGCACGGGACCAGGATCACACAAAGCTAAAAGAGTGGCACACACACAAGACATTGACAACAAAGAAGCTAACCATTTCCTTTCCCTCGGCTACATCAAAGGCTCTTCATGGCTTCTCCCTTCTCCCGTTTACTAAACTACACCCCTTCATAacaaaaattctataattttcaccaaaaacatgtatatatagtacacagttgtacatttttttctctaagaAATCCTCTCTTCCTGTTATGATGGAGGAGTAGAGACGTGTGTAGTTTTGGTTTCATTATAAGAAAGTCGATTATTGATAAGAAAAAGGACATACTGGTTAATTATTTATTGAtctatcaaattatcaaaattcaGTTGGTTGTACATCATTtaaatcataaaccctaaaccctatataTACTATGGGTTTGGATGATGCAATGTGTTATGGTTATAGTGTGATGTGTGACTgattaataatatgaatttattaatttttttgaaactaatgataataatttgggggaaaatttgtaaacaaaattaataaaaatttgtaaacaaaattaataaaatggaTGTCACTTGTTATATTTTTGGTTGgttatattttatactatattgTAGTTTTAACTATTTAGTTATAATTGTCGAAGCAAGAAcctgatttaataattttttcaccAAAATGTGATTTCACTATAAATGCCAAATAcgtgattttataattttagagaaaaacaCGATTTGGAATCATATTTGACCTGAAGTAATTGTTTTAGTAAAACATTATAGAATTGGTATTCgattaaaaattatagtataaaaAAGTTACGGATTTatgttttaggaaaaaaattatgtaagtTTTTATCCTGATAATTGGcattacaaatatttacaatacacatgaaaaaaaaagtatatagtcctataaaaaaaagtgtgaaaatcACTTACAAAACTTTCATTTGACGTAAATCAAACACCAAAATTTAGTTACCACTGAACTAAGTATTTCCTGTCTAGCAAATTTACATTCAAACACAAATTGTTGTTGAGGTCCTTAATTTTGGTAAATTCATAAATAGAAATGCAATaatagatttcttttttggaGGAGTCAATATTCAACATGTTAACTTTGCCAACAgtaaattttccttttcgtaGATGGCAATAGATaattacaacaaaatcaaatgctTCAAGAAATATAAACCACAAACGAGAATAGTAAAATTAAGATATGTCCGTATCTGTCCGGTCAGACATCCACAAGTATAAAAACCCCTTTGAtgcttcttcattttttccattCTCAAAGTAAATAAGATATAGTAAaacttagttgttttttttttcctccttttcattattttcttttattttgaaaaataaataaaagaaaataataaacgATGGGTTACATGTCAATGTCCGTGGTTGCATTCCTTGTCTTTTTTGCTTCGCCAGTGGTTCTAGCCACCGATACAGATCCTATTCCAGAAAACAGAGCCCAAATCCCGCAATGGTTCCAGAACAACGTTAAACCCTATTCCATGAGAAAGGGCAAGCTAGACCCCGCTCTCGATGCTGCTGAAGCATCACGACTTATTATCACCGTACGATACTATTCTAATCccattttggtttaattttaaatctttaaattttttttaaaaaataccttTTAAAGAAGGGGTATAGGTTTGAGTATCTTGCTCAGTTtgagaaacaaaggaaaaaaacaaaaaaaaaaagaatctaaaatttttggttttagttgtgcgtgtgtgtgtgtgtgtgctaattcgaatgaaaaatgaaaatttcattACAGGTGAATCAAAAAGGAGGAGGAAACTTTAAGACAATAAACGAAGCAATCAAGAGCATTCCTACAGGAAACAAGAACCGTGTGATCATCAAGTTGGCTCCTGGTGTGTACAATGAGAAGGTCACGGTCGACATAGCTCGACCATTTATTACGTTGCTTGGTCAACCTGGTGCGGAAACGGTCTTGACTTACCACGGGACAGCCGCTAAGTACGGAACCGTAGAGAGTGCAACTCTTATCGTCTGGGCTGATTATTTCCAGGCAGCTAACCTCATCATTAGAGTACGTGAAATATATCCCTTCTACGTTATTACAttaaactaaaaactaattgaTTGCTACTAATACGATTCATGTGtacatttgatttttatttattctatagAACACTGCTCCAATGCCGAAACCAGGTTCACAAGGACAAGCTCTAGCTATGAGGATCAACGGAGATAAAGCAGCTTTCTACAGCTGTAAATTCTACGGTTTTCAAGATACTCTCTGCGACGACAAAGGCAACCATTTCTTCAAGGACTGTTACATCGAAGGAACCTATGATTTTATCTTCGGAAGAGGAGCTTCCTTGTACTTGGTAactttattatcttttttaacATGAccatatatgttatatatataacacatgattttttttaatgatacatatatttaatttgtatataaatcGATAGAATACGCAATTGCACGCTGTTGGAGATGGGTTAAGAGTGATCACGGCACAGAGTAGATCAAGTGCGAACGAACAAAACGGATACACGTTCGTGCATTGCAAAATCACTGGAACAGGAACCGGAATTTATTTGGGCCGGTCTTGGATGAGCCACCCAAAAGTCATCTATGCTTTCACAGAGATGACCAGCGTGGTCAACCCATCTGGCTGGAGGGAGAACTTCAACCGTGGATACGACAAGTACGAAACATTTGATCATATCATCTCATTCACATATATTAACTCAATCAACTACATTTTATAAATCTGATTATAAACTGTGTATTCGATATTGTGCCTTGTGTGGAATACAGGACGGTGTTCTATGGGGAATACAAGTGTTTCGGACCAGGGTCACACGTAGCGAAGAGAGTGCCTTACACACAAGACATTGACCAAAACGAAGTTAGGCCTTTCATCTCGCTTGGTTACATCAAGGGCTCCACATGGCTACTTCCTGCTCCCAAATACTGaaatatttcttaaaacaaattattggttgtgatttttttttgtaaccatcGTTTGTCAGCGACATGTTCCCAtcgattaattttttttttttaatattgtttgagATATGATCAATGCGATAAAGATATTTTTGTCTCGCTATACATAAAGTGCATCtcaaaatttatatgtttcGTTATCATCATAGCTCAGaagtttgtggtgtttttttcCCCTTTATATATTTAGCAAATCCTATGAGTCTATAATTTCCCTGAATGTCAAAATTAAGTTTAAACTATATTCACACACCATTAATTGAGTTCATGATGTATATGTTTGAAGTACAAACAAAGGAAATACCAATCTGTCcatgatatgtttttattaaaattttgtttttataacaaaagaaaacgtaaagacaaaaaatatatagtcaGTCATACATTACGCACATTGTCTCGAGTTCATCAATTTTATAGTTCTAGTTGCTAATGTTaacttatttttgtatatacataCTTTTAATTTACGAATTAGCTAGCTtcgtctttctttcttttttgtcggCCTTAgcttaaataattacataagagatgcattaaaaaaaaa is from Camelina sativa cultivar DH55 chromosome 20, Cs, whole genome shotgun sequence and encodes:
- the LOC104768947 gene encoding uncharacterized protein LOC104768947 isoform X2; amino-acid sequence: MRDMKRRHCEKVLIRIHSIGTPLVSGSSGLPVELVHIESDRPYTIGRSSSSGDDGFPDFVIDNGGISRKHCQILFDSQSRKLYIFDGVILLPSVGFSQVIEEFRRRLVCAEDLGSLKFRASLNGVYVNRVRIRKAKVEEICVGDEVLFVCGKEGLCNKHCRVGFVVQGIEFEGRDTLIVEDRFAMIGVSVSSGHSRGTFSSGKRSKRVFAPIENEINSQFCPPKSAVSVVGRLNSLVSYCRHILRSDDPVSCLISDSVKECLSCCASKMLRSKVDVMADNREVKSAETNHEMDHGLSGLRVRDGLPSPQSHLGRRLGVSNLISEVESYGADCILVSDKTKTSLPFDGDKENAPEISCTGKEKSYQSSLQAPGKNFYLNRLQYIEQSSTGCQRVVSLPELLHPVETISQIFIATFTSDVLWFLSCCEIPSHLPVTIACHNAERCWSSNSDARTAAPLPNYPNVTMVFPPFPEEIAFGKDRKNRGIACHHPKLFILQREDSIRVIITSANLVARQWDDVTNTVWWQDFPRRAEPDILSLFGPCRRKTNIGFRSDFSAQLAGFAASLLIDVPSQAHWILEFTKYNFENSAGHLVASVPGIHSYKPSYLTESVCSNTIYSEEFVGSVEASVVGLSYLFRSANDSTGAQLKRLASYISRTRETSFGMLELVLRRNTNVPADANAVSVLVSNPDDDSRDDFVQLGFLPRNIAKWVSPLWDIGFFKFVGYVYRDEVLGAASCRSNQKVQLMLHVLQGVTISDVSKLVQPNHVVALCSLIASIQRCTGIWRLQEVLGRYKWPESQESDFVYSASSIGGSATAGFQADFSSAAGKKALQNFDSQESDPEWGCWSNKEEREAPSIKIIFPTIERVKNGHRGVLSSKCLLCFSEKTWQKLRHNNVLHDAVPNPQDRVGHPMHIKLHGDRPFPNPPETTRTSPTMPSNRSVNFVYATTTSGLYSFSLNLMKILTHATGLRSTILCCRLLYRLQNMDGVINRLQVWQ
- the LOC104768947 gene encoding uncharacterized protein LOC104768947 isoform X3 yields the protein MRDMKRRHCEKVLIRIHSIGTPLVSGSSGLPVELVHIESDRPYTIGRSSSSGDDGFPDFVIDNGGISRKHCQILFDSQSRKLYIFDGVILLPSVGFSQVIEEFRRRLVCAEDLGSLKFRASLNGVYVNRVRIRKAKVEEICVGDEVLFVCGKEGLCNKHCRVGFVVQGIEFEGRDTLIVEDRFAMIGVSVSSGHSRGTFSSGKRSKRVFAPIENEINSQFCPPKSAVSVVGRLNSLVSYCRHILRSDDPVSCLISDSVKECLSCCASKMLRSKVDVMADNREVKSAETNHEMDHGLSGLRVRDGLPSPQSHLGRRLGVSNLISEVESYGADCILVSDKTKTSLPFDGDKENAPEISCTGKEKSYQSSLQAPGKNFYLNRLQYIEQSSTGCQRVVSLPELLHPVETISQIFIATFTSDVLWFLSCCEIPSHLPVTIACHNAERCWSSNSDARTAAPLPNYPNVTMVFPPFPEEIAFGKDRKNRGIACHHPKLFILQREDSIRVIITSANLVARQWDDVTNTVWWQDFPRRAEPDILSLFGPCRRKTNIGFRSDFSAQLAGFAASLLIDVPSQAHWILEFTKYNFENSAGHLVASVPGIHSYKPSYLTESVCSNTIYSEEFVGSVEASVVGLSYLFRSANDSTGAQLKRLASYISRTRETSFGMLELVLRRNTNVPADANAVSVLVSNPDDDSRDDFVQLGFLPRNIAKWVSPLWDIGFFKFVGYVYRDEVLGAASCRSNQKVQLMLHVLQGVTISDVSKLVQPNHVVALCSLIASIQRCTGIWRLQEVLGRYKWPESQESDFVYSASSIGGSATAGFQADFSSAAGKKALQNFDSQESDPEWGCWSNKEEREAPSIKIIFPTIERVKNGHRGVLSSKCLLCFSEKTWQKLRHNNVLHDAVPNPQDRVGHPMHIKCSCMGTDHFQILQKQPGPVPQCHQTGQ